In a single window of the Thermofilum uzonense genome:
- a CDS encoding energy-coupling factor transporter transmembrane component T family protein yields the protein MTGKSTELLRKINPVVKLFAVTVAVFTVALFQNIITTIVNLAVSLLLVFLSRPKIHKFILTGVASTLIGYTWVTYVLFTLNIGLEPSLALYKTLLLSARILIIILYSMFFVATTGPQELASALTLQLKVPYIYSYMTFVTLRMFPLVRRDLENMVAFRKMKGYLKLSRPWQLIISVAAPLLYLVVRRSVMLGIAMESRGFGRYPSRTFIEETTITILDVLFLLAVILLLILSISASFIFKVPLELSL from the coding sequence ATGACAGGTAAGAGTACGGAATTGCTTAGAAAAATCAACCCGGTCGTGAAACTCTTCGCGGTAACGGTAGCAGTTTTTACAGTAGCATTATTTCAGAATATCATTACAACTATCGTAAACCTTGCTGTTTCACTCCTACTGGTTTTTCTCTCAAGACCAAAAATACATAAGTTTATTCTTACGGGGGTAGCTTCTACACTCATCGGCTATACATGGGTAACTTATGTTCTGTTCACTTTAAACATTGGGCTTGAACCCTCTCTGGCGCTGTATAAGACGCTTCTACTGTCAGCTCGAATACTCATAATTATCCTTTACTCCATGTTCTTTGTCGCGACAACAGGACCCCAAGAGCTTGCCTCAGCTCTGACGCTGCAACTAAAAGTGCCCTATATATACTCCTACATGACTTTTGTCACACTTAGAATGTTTCCACTGGTAAGGAGAGATCTAGAGAACATGGTAGCCTTCAGGAAAATGAAAGGCTACTTGAAGCTTTCAAGGCCCTGGCAGCTAATAATCTCTGTGGCAGCCCCTCTTCTCTATTTAGTCGTTAGGAGATCTGTTATGCTTGGCATTGCGATGGAATCCAGGGGCTTTGGCAGGTACCCTTCAAGGACATTTATTGAAGAAACTACAATAACAATTCTAGATGTTTTATTCCTTTTAGCGGTGATTCTACTACTCATTCTCTCCATATCTGCATCTTTTATCTTTAAAGTGCCTCTCGAATTATCGCTCTAG
- a CDS encoding PH domain-containing protein → MSRHDEAVWKDKPTVFSFLGVYLLYSLPLLSLVLAHLLWLGLPAEFKTQLQTLSPILLWITMLHFPSSLIYVSAFLISTALGVLNWIVRVDIKPLVFTLGGFVVVEATRRLSIVPGDFNTLILLFLAYSLIGVLGVDLYRRSFTYYVFPDTIVIKGGFVNKWERVVRKDFVSDVVVIVPFLGHLFGYAHILPVTQSQIGLGDTFSLSGVSVEKRGVGVLVGGGKRVVGVEPRPWNCIFGVRNYNDVKRAILER, encoded by the coding sequence ATGAGCAGGCACGATGAAGCGGTTTGGAAGGACAAGCCGACCGTCTTTTCGTTTCTTGGAGTTTATTTACTTTACTCCCTGCCCCTCCTAAGCTTAGTACTTGCTCATCTTTTATGGCTGGGTTTGCCTGCAGAGTTTAAGACGCAGCTCCAAACACTATCTCCGATATTGCTATGGATTACAATGCTACACTTCCCCTCCAGCCTTATTTATGTTTCAGCTTTTCTAATCTCCACCGCTTTAGGCGTGTTAAACTGGATAGTACGGGTAGACATTAAGCCACTTGTCTTCACTCTGGGAGGCTTCGTTGTAGTAGAGGCTACCAGGAGGCTTAGCATAGTACCCGGGGATTTTAACACCCTCATCCTCCTATTCTTAGCTTATTCTTTGATTGGAGTCCTAGGTGTAGATCTATACCGGAGAAGCTTCACTTATTACGTCTTCCCGGACACAATTGTGATAAAAGGCGGCTTCGTAAATAAATGGGAAAGAGTCGTTAGAAAAGATTTTGTTAGCGATGTTGTAGTCATAGTACCATTTCTCGGACACCTTTTTGGCTACGCTCACATATTACCTGTTACCCAGAGCCAGATAGGACTTGGAGACACATTCAGCCTTAGTGGAGTCTCAGTTGAAAAAAGAGGGGTGGGAGTCCTGGTTGGAGGTGGTAAGAGAGTTGTGGGTGTAGAGCCCAGACCCTGGAATTGTATTTTTGGAGTGAGAAATTATAACGACGTGAAGAGGGCTATTCTAGAGCGATAA
- a CDS encoding ECF transporter S component has product MAQQRKWSVFVAIVAVFSALCAAITAIVSVPSPTGYTHIGDTVIYLAALLFGSQVGAAVGLIGPVIADIIVGYPRWYVTLVAHGLQGYIAGFAKGKSFRTKVMLMITAGLVMSFTYFVVNVYVKGLIPALTSLIRDILGQTLVSVLLSALLVRPLENNSVIRKVSQMI; this is encoded by the coding sequence GTGGCACAACAGAGAAAGTGGAGCGTATTTGTGGCTATCGTCGCAGTTTTTTCTGCACTCTGTGCAGCTATAACTGCTATTGTTTCTGTTCCGAGTCCCACGGGTTATACGCATATAGGTGACACGGTCATTTATCTAGCCGCTTTACTCTTTGGCAGTCAAGTCGGGGCTGCTGTTGGTCTAATCGGACCAGTGATTGCTGACATAATAGTCGGGTATCCAAGATGGTACGTAACCCTAGTGGCTCATGGTCTACAAGGTTACATTGCAGGGTTTGCTAAAGGCAAGAGTTTTCGGACAAAGGTTATGCTCATGATAACAGCTGGTCTGGTTATGAGCTTTACATACTTTGTTGTGAATGTATACGTCAAAGGCTTAATCCCGGCCCTGACATCTCTTATTCGAGATATATTGGGGCAGACACTTGTCTCCGTACTTCTTTCGGCTTTACTTGTTAGACCTCTCGAGAATAATTCAGTCATTAGGAAGGTCTCACAAATGATTTAA
- a CDS encoding purine-nucleoside phosphorylase → MPFHIKVDRVPPRVLVVGDPGRAKLLSHTISNAVLVNENRGLLVYTGGWRGVEVAIATHGMGGAGAAIVFEELIQSGAKAIVRLGTTGGLSSRVSVGDLVVPTAAHYYHGGLFRQYFGDLSVSAAPDLELAWFLFSKAQQRGFPVHAGPVVSSDAFYAEDKAIAERWASLGALSVEMECATLFTIAMLRGIKAAAVLVVNGHLLEEDKRIVSEEEMLERTRMAGTLALDTLVSIKV, encoded by the coding sequence ATGCCTTTTCATATAAAGGTTGATAGGGTTCCTCCCAGGGTTCTCGTGGTTGGAGACCCCGGTCGTGCAAAGCTTCTTTCCCACACGATATCAAACGCTGTCCTGGTCAACGAGAACAGGGGTTTACTCGTATATACAGGAGGATGGAGGGGGGTTGAAGTTGCGATAGCCACGCATGGAATGGGAGGAGCGGGTGCTGCGATTGTTTTTGAAGAATTAATTCAGAGTGGGGCTAAAGCCATAGTACGCCTAGGTACCACTGGAGGCCTTAGTAGTAGGGTCTCTGTCGGTGATCTCGTTGTTCCCACAGCTGCTCATTATTACCATGGGGGTCTTTTTAGGCAGTATTTTGGAGACTTGAGTGTATCAGCAGCCCCGGATCTCGAGCTTGCATGGTTCCTGTTTTCCAAAGCCCAACAAAGAGGTTTTCCTGTCCACGCTGGACCCGTTGTAAGTAGCGACGCCTTCTATGCAGAGGATAAGGCCATAGCTGAAAGGTGGGCAAGCCTTGGAGCATTGTCGGTTGAGATGGAGTGCGCAACACTGTTCACTATAGCCATGTTGAGAGGCATTAAGGCAGCTGCAGTACTTGTAGTCAACGGGCACTTGCTTGAAGAAGACAAGAGGATCGTTTCCGAGGAGGAAATGCTTGAAAGAACTAGGATGGCGGGTACCCTTGCACTGGATACACTTGTCTCTATTAAGGTGTGA
- a CDS encoding FkbM family methyltransferase: MNIIDFSLRRLVDLYSLASSLTGDSALLLFPSCRLAVPRSEIHEATLNYAHIFIYKDYERFEEFRAGGSERVVDIGGYLGLYSVKNLKAGKKVKVTVVEANPALCKYIYWNLKLNKVDERAKVLCVAVGKRRGWGWFYLGESLVNSSLIKGYVEDFSRVVGRLRVFKLTLMDALKMSGFKKIDLLKLDVEGSEGDVLEESTRALEEFDVEKIVVEIHEGYSSLKRLGKVLEERYRLIVVNDGETPHQSFLYALSRR; this comes from the coding sequence ATGAACATCATCGATTTTTCTCTGAGAAGACTCGTTGATCTTTATAGCCTAGCCTCATCGCTGACTGGTGATTCTGCTCTCTTACTTTTTCCGTCATGTAGGCTAGCTGTCCCTCGCAGTGAGATACACGAGGCTACGCTAAACTATGCACATATCTTTATCTACAAGGACTACGAGAGATTTGAGGAATTTCGTGCAGGGGGTTCAGAACGAGTCGTGGACATAGGTGGATACCTGGGCCTATATAGCGTGAAGAACCTGAAAGCTGGAAAAAAAGTTAAGGTAACTGTTGTGGAGGCGAACCCAGCTCTTTGCAAATACATTTACTGGAATCTTAAACTTAACAAGGTTGATGAAAGAGCAAAAGTTCTCTGCGTGGCTGTTGGTAAGAGACGAGGATGGGGCTGGTTTTACCTGGGAGAAAGTTTGGTGAACTCTTCTCTTATTAAAGGCTATGTAGAGGATTTTTCAAGGGTTGTAGGCAGGTTAAGAGTCTTTAAACTGACCTTGATGGATGCCCTAAAGATGTCTGGATTTAAGAAAATAGATCTCTTAAAGTTAGATGTCGAGGGCTCTGAGGGGGATGTTTTAGAGGAGTCTACCAGAGCGCTTGAGGAGTTTGACGTTGAGAAGATAGTTGTAGAGATTCATGAGGGTTACTCTTCATTAAAGCGGCTCGGCAAGGTCCTAGAGGAGAGGTACCGGTTAATCGTTGTAAATGACGGGGAGACGCCGCATCAAAGCTTCCTTTACGCGTTGAGCAGACGGTAA
- a CDS encoding purine-nucleoside phosphorylase: MAKPLHILAKPGDVAPRVIVSGDPARVKQLSTMLENARLVNENRGFLVYTGKWKGVDVSVATHGIGAPSAAIVFEELIMLGAKLLVRFGTCGGLMREMRVGDMVIATGASYAPGGTLSTYSKNDCMVAVPDYDVLRLLVEKAKEHNLRYFVGPVISSDNFYAGVEFLNEWIKRGMIAVDMEAATLLVLSRIRGVKAGVSFVVSDVIGEVYAKMATAEELKAAVDKAARAVLDAVVSIPL, translated from the coding sequence ATGGCCAAACCCCTCCACATACTAGCTAAACCCGGGGACGTCGCGCCCCGCGTTATTGTGTCAGGCGATCCCGCCCGCGTCAAACAACTTTCAACGATGCTTGAAAATGCAAGACTAGTAAACGAGAATAGAGGCTTTCTAGTATATACTGGGAAGTGGAAAGGTGTAGATGTTTCCGTGGCGACACACGGGATAGGGGCCCCATCCGCTGCGATCGTTTTCGAAGAGCTGATAATGCTGGGAGCGAAGCTTCTCGTAAGGTTTGGCACGTGCGGTGGGTTGATGCGCGAGATGAGGGTAGGAGACATGGTGATAGCTACCGGTGCCTCTTATGCTCCAGGAGGAACCTTGAGCACGTATTCTAAGAACGACTGCATGGTAGCAGTTCCCGATTACGATGTGCTCCGGCTTCTTGTAGAGAAAGCAAAGGAGCACAACCTCAGGTACTTTGTAGGTCCCGTTATCAGCAGCGACAACTTCTATGCTGGAGTCGAGTTTCTCAACGAGTGGATTAAACGAGGAATGATCGCCGTGGACATGGAGGCGGCAACGCTTCTCGTCCTTTCGAGAATACGTGGAGTTAAAGCTGGAGTATCATTTGTGGTCAGTGATGTTATCGGAGAAGTGTACGCGAAGATGGCTACAGCGGAGGAGTTAAAAGCTGCTGTGGACAAGGCTGCACGTGCCGTCTTGGACGCTGTTGTTTCGATTCCTTTATAG
- a CDS encoding amidohydrolase family protein: MTGSIIIRNAEFILTMDGVNGLLRRQSILIKDGVIEAIGDYATIVSAYGQPDDVIDGREKIVMPGLINAHTHIAMTGFRGLAADAGEVIYKVFWPLEKSLTPDVAYRLALLGALEAVKSGVTVIADHYFFMDEIAKAVEEVGIRGFLGHTYMDIDGPFVGSEELRKALDFVDKWKNHELITPVLAPHATDTVHRENLVFLAEKAKNDKLFLHLHLAQTQREFKVVHERTGFTPVKYALHLGLLGGRTIVAHANYVLNEEKALLAHSGSIIAQCPTTYLLSGTRFHAYDYWQLGGNIAIGTDAPCYNDNTDFFEEMRLLIFGQRLLAERVGLWNAYDVLEMSTRSTARLLGLRTGIIKRGFEADLVLLDIKKPHLRPAFNPYALVVYSATTGDVDTVIVKGRIVVRGGRHVGLDEERVIHGGEAAAMSLLRKALNENPELENLLKVKEI, from the coding sequence GTGACTGGATCGATTATAATCCGAAACGCTGAGTTCATCTTGACTATGGATGGAGTGAATGGCTTGCTTAGAAGACAATCCATTTTAATCAAGGATGGAGTTATAGAAGCCATCGGAGACTACGCTACTATAGTATCAGCATACGGACAGCCTGACGATGTGATTGATGGGCGTGAAAAAATTGTGATGCCGGGGCTCATTAACGCCCATACTCATATCGCTATGACTGGTTTCAGGGGGCTCGCGGCTGATGCTGGCGAGGTCATCTACAAGGTTTTTTGGCCTTTGGAGAAGAGTCTTACCCCGGATGTCGCATACAGGCTGGCACTTTTAGGCGCGTTAGAGGCGGTTAAAAGCGGTGTTACCGTTATTGCCGATCACTATTTCTTCATGGATGAGATCGCTAAGGCTGTTGAAGAAGTAGGTATCAGAGGTTTTCTGGGCCATACATACATGGACATAGATGGTCCTTTCGTGGGAAGTGAGGAGTTGCGTAAGGCCCTTGACTTTGTGGATAAGTGGAAGAACCACGAGCTTATAACGCCTGTCCTCGCGCCCCATGCAACTGATACCGTGCATAGAGAGAATCTGGTCTTCCTGGCCGAAAAGGCGAAAAACGATAAGCTATTTCTACACTTACACTTGGCACAAACCCAGAGGGAATTTAAGGTAGTGCATGAGAGGACTGGCTTTACTCCCGTTAAATATGCCTTGCACTTGGGTCTTCTTGGTGGCAGGACTATAGTGGCTCATGCAAACTATGTTCTTAACGAGGAGAAAGCCCTCCTTGCACACTCCGGAAGCATAATAGCACAGTGCCCTACAACCTATCTTCTCTCAGGGACGAGGTTCCATGCTTATGATTATTGGCAGCTTGGGGGAAACATAGCTATAGGCACTGACGCCCCCTGCTATAACGATAACACTGACTTCTTCGAAGAGATGCGGCTACTCATCTTCGGTCAGAGACTGTTGGCCGAGAGGGTCGGTTTATGGAACGCTTACGATGTCTTGGAAATGTCTACGCGATCCACTGCACGGCTTCTAGGGCTTCGAACAGGCATAATTAAGAGGGGGTTTGAGGCTGATCTAGTCTTGCTTGACATCAAGAAGCCACATTTGAGACCCGCCTTTAACCCGTACGCTCTAGTCGTATACTCGGCCACTACTGGTGACGTTGACACGGTTATCGTTAAGGGAAGAATTGTCGTTAGAGGCGGGAGACACGTGGGTCTTGACGAGGAAAGAGTAATTCATGGAGGCGAGGCAGCCGCGATGTCCCTCCTTAGAAAAGCTTTGAACGAGAATCCAGAGCTCGAGAATTTGCTGAAGGTAAAAGAAATATAG
- a CDS encoding thioredoxin domain-containing protein, giving the protein MITIYAHPRCSDSFHVYQLLEQNSLLETVKFVNTETNPLSALEAGVFAVPAFAKAGKVVLQGYFVDEEILELVKAGSILIEDEKSALDRLIKSILSSYLTSSIVYLKGSFDVLLHSEQFLLSASGAFFLPEQRNFLSMAYKYLSGLKITEENERSFHRIIAGNYIRDLYWIRGGNISRTTLESLGENHFREWILQRSSIGRVFVPQSYPLTAEVLDRIHRAWIYTLERSEIIIQRVREEQEKIPKDWL; this is encoded by the coding sequence ATGATAACAATCTACGCACACCCAAGATGCTCAGACTCCTTCCATGTATATCAACTATTGGAGCAAAATTCACTCCTTGAAACGGTAAAATTTGTCAACACTGAAACTAACCCTTTATCCGCACTTGAAGCGGGAGTCTTCGCCGTACCAGCATTCGCTAAGGCTGGTAAAGTAGTACTCCAGGGGTATTTCGTGGACGAGGAGATCCTAGAGTTAGTAAAGGCAGGATCTATACTCATAGAAGATGAAAAAAGCGCGCTTGATAGGCTCATTAAAAGCATTCTTTCCTCATATCTAACCTCTTCCATTGTTTACTTGAAAGGCTCCTTCGATGTGCTCCTCCATTCGGAGCAATTTCTGCTTTCGGCTAGTGGCGCTTTCTTTCTTCCGGAACAAAGAAACTTCCTAAGCATGGCTTACAAGTACCTCAGTGGTTTGAAGATCACGGAAGAAAACGAAAGAAGCTTTCATAGGATAATAGCTGGAAATTATATCAGGGACCTCTACTGGATCAGAGGAGGCAACATCTCGAGAACTACTTTGGAAAGCTTGGGTGAGAACCACTTCCGCGAGTGGATTCTTCAACGCTCAAGTATAGGTAGGGTCTTCGTTCCCCAGTCATACCCACTTACCGCTGAAGTTCTTGATAGGATTCATAGGGCGTGGATCTATACCCTGGAAAGATCCGAGATTATAATCCAGAGGGTTAGGGAGGAGCAGGAAAAAATACCCAAGGATTGGCTTTAA
- a CDS encoding ArsR/SmtB family transcription factor, producing the protein MGEPVNIPEEKLYEMQARLCKFMSHPLRLQLVKLLEDGEKSVSELVELTGQPQPVVSRHLGYLQQLGIIASERRGNKVYYSLRYPELFQACKLLRSVLIKILEEGHSLALVLE; encoded by the coding sequence ATGGGTGAACCAGTTAATATTCCTGAAGAGAAGCTCTACGAGATGCAAGCCAGGCTTTGCAAGTTCATGAGCCACCCCCTTAGACTCCAGCTAGTCAAACTGCTCGAGGATGGAGAAAAAAGCGTATCAGAGCTTGTTGAGCTTACCGGGCAGCCGCAACCCGTTGTCTCCAGGCACCTTGGATACCTCCAACAGCTCGGAATCATCGCGTCGGAGAGGAGGGGAAACAAAGTATACTATAGCTTAAGGTACCCGGAACTATTCCAGGCCTGCAAGCTCCTCCGGAGCGTCCTCATAAAGATACTCGAAGAGGGCCACAGCCTAGCCCTAGTTTTAGAGTAG